In the genome of Lentisphaera araneosa HTCC2155, the window GGGGAATGCAAAATTTTGCAAACATCTCTACTCTCAAGCAATTCTTTGAGGATTTCTTTAGGAAAATTTTCAATCAGTAAATCAATAAGGTGGATTTCACCAGCAGATTTAATCTGCAATAGGCCTGGGATGGGGTGAAAAGTTTTTGTCCAAACAAATTCTGTGTCGAGAGCAATATCCTTTTCTGAGAGAGCCCGACTAAGAACTCTTTGGATTTCTTCGGCTTGATCAATGAATTTCATTGTAGGCTCCTGGGTAAAAAAAAAACCGCCCGTAGGCGGTTTAGAAATTTATGTCGTCTGGCTTAAGCCTCGATATGTTCGAAAGTGACTTTACCTTCAGCGATTTCAATCAGTGCGATTTCTAATGTCGACAAAACTAAAGGACGGTTGTGAGCGTCACGTGGTGTGTCGATTAAAGGATGGTCACCCTTGTTGATTTGACTTGCGCGTTTAGCAGCTAAGTTAACAAGTACGTTTTTGTCACCGATGACTTCTAGTGCATTTGCAATGTAACTATTTTCCAATTTTAATCTCCAGCGATTTAGGTTTCATAACAGTGACGTAAGTGGTGAGTTGTCTGGGGCTCGAACCCAGGACCCACGCCTTAAAAGGGCGTTGCTCTACCAACTGAGCTAACAACTCACGTTTGTCATTGACTGACGGCTTTGAAAATATCCACCTTCAGGTGTTCTTCAAGTGTAAA includes:
- the rpoZ gene encoding DNA-directed RNA polymerase subunit omega — protein: MENSYIANALEVIGDKNVLVNLAAKRASQINKGDHPLIDTPRDAHNRPLVLSTLEIALIEIAEGKVTFEHIEA